From Triticum urartu cultivar G1812 chromosome 2, Tu2.1, whole genome shotgun sequence, a single genomic window includes:
- the LOC125540189 gene encoding V-type proton ATPase subunit D, which yields MSGQSQRLNVVPTVTMLGVVKARLIGATRGHALLKKKSDALTVQFRAILKKIVATKESMGEAMRASSFSLAEAKYVAGDGVRHVVLQSVRSASLRVRSHQENVAGVKLPKFTHFVDPAGASSGGPSGASPSLTGLARGGQQVSACRAAHVKAIEVLVELASLQTSFLTLDEAIKTTNRRVNALENVVKPRLENTITYIKGELDELEREDFFRLKKIQGYKRREVERQMAAAKLFAEEQLAEDLALKRGTSMGAATNILVGGGDKDEDIIF from the coding sequence ATGTCGGGGCAGAGCCAGCGCCTGAACGTGGTGCCGACGGTGACGATGCTGGGGGTGGTGAAGGCGCGGCTGATCGGCGCGACGCGGGGCCACGCGCTGCTCAAGAAGAAGTCGGACGCGCTCACGGTGCAGTTCCGCGCCATCCTCAAGAAGATCGTCGCCACCAAGGAGTCCATGGGCGAggccatgcgcgcctcctccttcTCGCTCGCCGAGGCCAAGTACGTGGCCGGCGACGGCGTGCGCCACGTCGTGCTCCAGTCGGTCCGCTCCGCCTCGCTCCGCGTCCGCTCCCACCAGGAGAACGTCGCCGGGGTCAAGCTGCCCAAGTTCACCCACTTCGTCGACCCCGCCGGCGCCTCCTCCGGCGGGCCCTCCGGCGCCTCCCCCAGCCTCACCGGCCTCGCCCGCGGGGGGCAGCAGGTCTCCGCCTGCCGCGCCGCCCACGTCAAGGCCATCGAGGTGCTCGTCGAGCTCGCCTCGCTCCAGACCTCCTTCCTCACCCTCGACGAGGCCATCAAGACCACCAACCGCCGCGTCAACGCCCTCGAGAACGTCGTCAAGCCCAGGCTCGAGAACACCATCACCTACATCAAGGGCGAGCTCGACGAGCTCGAGCGCGAGGACTTCTTCAGGCTCAAGAAGATCCAGGGCTACAAGAGGAGGGAGGTCGAGCGCCAGATGGCCGCAGCCAAGCTCTTCGCCGAGGAGCAGCTCGCCGAGGATCTCGCCCTCAAGAGGGGAACCTCCATGGGGGCAGCGACCAACATACTGGTCGGCGGCGGCGACAAGGACGAAGACATCATCTTCTGA
- the LOC125540188 gene encoding glutamyl-tRNA(Gln) amidotransferase subunit A, chloroplastic/mitochondrial has product MPPPLQAHRMLLSHRRTSPIPRRRFTAVSSLSSAPAKTLAPGPPASSILSIRESLLSGERTAADITSEYLSRLRRTEPSLRSFIHVADAAAEREAEELDRRISSGGRDAAGPLSGVLVGVKDNLCTASMPSTGGSRILDGFQPAYDATAVRRLREAGAIVVGKTNLDEFGMGSTTEGSGFQVTTNPWDDSRVPGGSSGGSASAVSARQCVVSLGSDTGGSVRQPASFCGVVGLKPTYGRVSRFGLMAYASSLDVVGCFGSSVFDTATILSVIAGHDKMDSTSSSHDVPDYRSDLASLSLLESKPLNSVRIGIIQETLGEGVDAGVISSIRAAASHLEQLGSVVEEVSMPSFSLGLPAYYILASSEASSNLSRYDGIRYGRQVSADDLNELYGNSRANGLGHEVKMRILMGTYALSAGYYDAYYKRAQQVRTLVKKSFEEALGKYDILISPAAPSAAYKIGEKTNDPLAMYAGDIMTVNVNMAGLPALVVPCGFVEGGSAGLPVGLQMIGSPFSEGKLLEVGHIFEQTLQDLSFVPPLVADN; this is encoded by the exons atgCCGCCGCCTCTCCAGGCCCACCGCATGCTCCTCTCCCACCGCCGCACATCCCCTATCCCCCGCCGCCGCTTCACCGCGGTCTCTTCCCTCTCCTCCGCCCCCGCCAAGACCCTGGCCCCGGGCCCGCCCGCCTCCTCCATCCTCTCCATCCGCGAGTCGCTCCTGTCCGGCGAGAGGACCGCCGCCGACATCACCTCCGAGTACCTCTCCCGCCTCCGCCGCACCGAGCCGAGCCTGCGCAGCTTCATCCACGTGGCCGACGCCGCCGCCGAGCGGGAGGCCGAGGAGCTCGACCGGAGGATTTCCTCCGGCGGGCGGGATGCGGCGGGGCCGCTCTCCGGGGTGCTCGTGGGCGTCAAGGACAACCTCTGCACCGCCAGCATGCCCTCCACTGGCGGGTCGCGGATACTGGACGGGTTCCAGCCCGCGTACGACGCCACGGCCGTGCGGCGGCTGCGCGAGGCAGGCGCCATTGTGGTGGGGAAGACTAACCTCGACGAGTTCGGCATGGGGAGCACCACCGAGGGCTCTGGGTTTCAG GTGACAACAAACCCTTGGGATGATTCGCGCGTGCCTGGCGGATCCTCAGGTGGTTCTGCTTCTGCGGTTTCTGCTAGACAGTGTGTGGTGTCCTTAGGGAGTGATACAGGTGGAAGTGTGAGGCAACCGGCATCGTTTTGTGGCGTGGTAGGGTTAAAGCCAACTTATGGCCGGGTATCTCGTTTCGGCCTCATGGCTTATGCTTCATCACTGGATGTTGTGGGATGCTTTGGATCATCAGTTTTTGACACTGCAACCATATTGTCCGTCATTGCTGGCCATGACAAAATGGATTCAACCAGTAGCTCTCAT GATGTTCCAGACTATAGATCAGACTTGGCATCTCTAAGTTTACTAGAATCAAAACCATTAAATAGTGTGAGAATTGGGATTATCCAAGAAACTCTTGGAGAGGGTGTGGATGCTGGAGTCATATCATCAATCAGGGCTGCTGCTTCACATCTGGAACAGCTGGGATCAGTAGTGGAAGAG GTTTCTATGCCTTCATTTTCTCTTGGCTTACCAGCATATTACATACTGGCCTCTTCTGAAGCTTCATCTAATTTGTCACGCTATGATGGCATCAG GTATGGGCGGCAGGTTTCAGCTGACGACTTGAATGAGCTGTATGGAAATTCCCGGGCTAATGGTCTCGGTCATGAG GTCAAAATGAGAATTTTGATGGGAACTTATGCATTATCTGCTGGATACTATGATGCATACTACAAGCGAGCGCAACAG GTGAGGACGCTGGTTAAGAAAAGCTTCGAAGAAGCTTTGGGAAAATACGACATTCTTATTTCACCTGCTGCTCCATCAGCAGCCTACAAGATAG GCGAAAAGACAAATGATCCATTAGCTATGTATGCCGGAGACATCATGACG GTGAATGTTAACATGGCCGGGCTTCCTGCATTGGTTGTGCCTTGTGGATTCGTCGAAGGTGGATCTGCTGGTCTCCCAGTCGGACTTCAGATGATTGGATCTCCCTTCAGTGAG GGGAAATTGCTGGAAGTAGGCCACATCTTCGAGCAAACGCTGCAGGATCTCAGCTTTGTCCCACCACTGGTGGCAGATAACTAG